One Eleginops maclovinus isolate JMC-PN-2008 ecotype Puerto Natales chromosome 22, JC_Emac_rtc_rv5, whole genome shotgun sequence DNA segment encodes these proteins:
- the LOC134859171 gene encoding probable E3 ubiquitin-protein ligase TRIML1, with product MHHLFRELLCDLVQSQGITETLEKHQECLKRQRDAVKYRLKKLAARQSEISKKSSVIRENIIRKYREIQAALDEDLRITLSHLEMEERAAVSALDGLMERNCSLIQEIEQDLARLNVAIMAKSYTESDTMSFFSFPQQQDTETVERVMDLLNRTDPSSVSLDEVKADQILSLTHNMLLFISSQTPLIRNLTKSYSSEVYLDPETSHPKLIISPRGDSATYTDSWQQLPDLPGRFDTTLNVISVQGFSCGRHYWEIDVTGKTYWELGVTYPSIPRKGSTEDCWLGRGVESWCVEFFDGEYTAWHGGVPHQLPFTKCFSRIGVLCSFPAGLVTFLEAENMTPLFSFCAGTFSDCLHLAVCPGHDHKGTNANPIVICNDSSPTSDQG from the exons ATGCATCACTTGTTCAGAGAGCTGCTGTGTGACCTCGTTCAGTCACAGGGAATTACC GAGACATTAGAAAAGCACCAAGAGTGTCTGAAGAGGCAAAGGGATGCAGTGAAATACAGACTGAAAAAACTGGCTGCACGGCAATCAGAAATCTCA AAAAAGTCCTCGGTGATAAGAGAGAATATCATACGGAAGTATCGAGAGATCCAGGCGGCCCTGGACGAGGACCTGAGGATcaccctctcccacctggagatGGAAGAGCGCGCAGCTGTCTCTGCTCTGGATGGACTCATGGAAAGGAACTGCTCCCTGATTCAGGAGATAGAGCAGGACCTGGCCAGACTCAATGTGGCAATTATGGCCAAGTCATACACAGAGTCTGATACAATG TCTTTCTTCTCATTCCCTCAGCagcaggacacagagacagtgGAAAG AGTGATGGATCTTCTGAACAGGACAGACCCGAGCAGTGTGAGCCTGGACGAAGTTAAAGCTGACCAGATCCTAAGCCTCACCCACAACATGCTGCTGTTCATCAGCTCACAGACCCCTTTGATCAGGAATCTCACCAAGAGtt ATTCCAGCGAGGTGTATCTAGATCCAGAGACGTCCCACCCAAAGCTGATCATCTCCCCTCGGGGTGACAGTGCCACCTACACTGACTCCTGGCAGCAACTCCCGGACCTCCCTGGACGCTTTGACACCACCCTCAATGTCATCAGCGTTCAAGGATTCAGCTGTGGTCGCCATTACTGGGAGATTGATGTGACTGGGAAGACATACTGGGAGCTGGGCGTCACCTATCCCAGCATCCCCCGAAAGGGCAGCACTGAGGACTGCTGGCTGGGCCGGGGGGTCGAGTCCTGGTGCGTGGAGTTCTTTGATGGGGAGTATACTGCCTGGCACGGAGGGGTGCCCCATCAGCTGCCTTTCACAAAATGCTTCAGCCGGATTGGTGTTCTGTGTAGTTTCCCCGCAGGGTTGGTGACGTTTCTTGAGGCAGAGAACATGACTCCGCTGTTCTCTTTCTGTGCGGGAACCTTCTCAGACTGCCTCCACCTGGCCGTGTGTCCTGGTCATGACCACAAAGGCACCAATGCTAATCCTATTGTGATCTGCAATGATTCATCTCCTACTAGTGATCAAGGATGA